CGAACTCAGATAGGACGCGGACTGGCACGGTATCGACGAAATCGAACGTCGGCCGACACCCACGTGGTCGTCTCAGGAATGCACAACTCGAGTGAACGACCCACCGGTAGATCACTCGGCAAAATCTCGAAGGGCAGTTTCGGCGGTCCTTCGAAGGGGAACTTCCGTTTCCGGATCGGCGATCAGTTCCTCGAGTACGGCGTCGGACCGATCAGTCTCCATATGGGCCAACGCCCAAACGACACCGGCGCTGACGGCGAAACTATCATCTAACAACTCGATCAGAACCGCTTCGATTGGCTCGAGCGCTGCCGGAGAGATCGCTGCAACGTTCGCTACAATTCCCACCACTGCTGCCCGTATAGTGGGGTTGGGATTGTCCAGTTGAGCGAACAGCAGCGGGAGGTGGGGCTCGAGCCGTTCAGTAGTATTTTCTGGATCTGCGTCGGCAAGCCTGGCTATCGTCGTCACGGCCCCCTCTCTCGCACGCACGCTGGACGAACGTTCCCCTGCGTCCTCGACCAACGTCTGGTATCCTCGCATTTGCTCGGCTGGAAGGGACCGTTCGACGGACATGTTGGGGTCGTACGTGATATCGGGGAGCGACTCGTCAGAATCCCCAATGAGGGTAAGTAGCGGTTCAATCGCCGTCATCGCCATACTCGGTTCCTCCTCGGCGATTGCTTCTATCACGGTAACGGCATCGACCGTGGTCGACTCGATGTCCGAATCTAGTAGCGGGAGTAACTGCGGAACCGCCATCGTTACGACGGATGGGTCGGCAGCGGCTATCTGTCGGACAACGCCAGCAGCACTTTGTCGAACGGTCGCCGATCGGTCTGTCAGGCAGTCGAGGACGGCATCCA
The DNA window shown above is from Natronosalvus amylolyticus and carries:
- a CDS encoding HEAT repeat domain-containing protein; its protein translation is MTNDEQLPLDELHQRARTDPDNVPIGPILNALESGDDADRDRAMSILYLISKSTPERVTDTVPVISSLLESDRPTVRTKAALVMEKVGSVRPDALTPHLDAVLDCLTDRSATVRQSAAGVVRQIAAADPSVVTMAVPQLLPLLDSDIESTTVDAVTVIEAIAEEEPSMAMTAIEPLLTLIGDSDESLPDITYDPNMSVERSLPAEQMRGYQTLVEDAGERSSSVRAREGAVTTIARLADADPENTTERLEPHLPLLFAQLDNPNPTIRAAVVGIVANVAAISPAALEPIEAVLIELLDDSFAVSAGVVWALAHMETDRSDAVLEELIADPETEVPLRRTAETALRDFAE